The Crassaminicella indica genomic interval TATTTTTGGTTTAGACTCTATTTTTCCACTGCTAATCATCTTAGAAAAAGTACTTGAATTATTCCTGTAATAACTCAATTTCAATACCTTTTGTGTATTTTTTCTTATATAGTTTTCCAATTTTTCCATATACTCATCAGGCATAATTTCTCCATTCGCAACCATCATTAATCCTTTTTCCCAGCTTGCAGTGAGTGCCGGATTAAGAAGAGATGAAATAGAGCTATTCACCACATCATAAATCATTTCTCCCATTTGTGTAGGCGTTAATATTTGTGTTTTTTTATTTAACTTAATATATCCAATCTTTTGTAGTTTTTTTAGTATCTCAGCTCTTGTAGCACTAGTTCCTATACCACTTCCCTTAATTTGCTCTCTTAGCTCTTCATCTTCAATAAGTTTTCCTGCATTCTCCATTGCCAAAATCATAGAACCAGAATTATATCTTTTTGGTGGAGCTGTTTCCCCTTCTTTTATTGTAAGATTCTGGATTTTAACATATTGTCCCTTCTTTAATTTTTTAAGTGCTTCTACACTTTTAAGCTTATTATCTTTTTCCTTTTTACCAGCATTTATTATTTCTAAATATCCTTCCTCAATACATACTTTTGAAGATGTAAAAAAACGTTCTGATTGTACTTTGGTAATAATAGATAATTTACTAAACACTGCTTGAGGATAAAAAATTGCTAAAAAGCGACGCACAATAAGTATAAATATCTTTTTAGCCAGATCAGATAATTTATTAAAATTAGAAAGGCCTTGTCCTGTAGGAATCATAGCATAGTGATCTGTAATAGCTTTGTCATTCACATATTTTGTTCTTTCCAAGCCCTTATAAAGCTTTTCATCTGCTATTTTCTTTATAAAGCCATTCACTTTTTTATCTTCATTATCTAAATTGCAAACCTTGCTCATATTTAAAAGCCCTTTGATATTTTTATCGATTTCTTTTGCTACCGCCTTTGATAAAACCCTTGCATCTGTCCTCGGATAAGTCAACATTTTCTTTTCATATAACCCTTGAACAATCTCTAATGTTTCATCTGGACTTAGCTTTAGCTTTTTTGCACATTCATTTTGTAGTTCAGCTAAATTGTATAATAATGGTGGATTTTTTTTCTCCTTCTTTCTTTTCACTTCTTCTATAATCGCTGTACTTTCACCTTGATCTTTTAACTCTTCAATGAATTTTTCAGCTTTTTCTTTTTCTTTAAATCCAATATCTTTAAACAATAAATTTGATAGATGGTAATTTGAACCCTCTACCGCTTTCCATTCCCCATCATACACAAGAGAATCTTTAAACTCAAATGTAGAGATAATCTTATAAAAAGGTGTTTTTACAAACGATCTAATTTCCCTCTCCCTTTGAACGATCATGCCAAGTACACAGGTCATTACTCTTCCTACTGCAATAACTACATATTTTTTCCCTAATTCATTACTAATCCTTCTACTATAGATTAAAGTTAATAATCTTGAAAAATTGATGCCGATTAAATAATCTTCCTTCGCTCTTAAA includes:
- a CDS encoding DNA topoisomerase; its protein translation is MSKALFITEKPSVAIEFAKVLNIKGRKGDGFIESDDAVITWCVGHLVNMSYPEKYDPKFKKWSLQDLPFLPKEYKYEVIKSVKKQFDIVKKQMKRKDIATIYVCTDSGREGEYIYRLVDKMVHVEDKDKKRVWIDSQTEEEIRKGIKNAKSLSEYDKLSDAAYLRAKEDYLIGINFSRLLTLIYSRRISNELGKKYVVIAVGRVMTCVLGMIVQREREIRSFVKTPFYKIISTFEFKDSLVYDGEWKAVEGSNYHLSNLLFKDIGFKEKEKAEKFIEELKDQGESTAIIEEVKRKKEKKNPPLLYNLAELQNECAKKLKLSPDETLEIVQGLYEKKMLTYPRTDARVLSKAVAKEIDKNIKGLLNMSKVCNLDNEDKKVNGFIKKIADEKLYKGLERTKYVNDKAITDHYAMIPTGQGLSNFNKLSDLAKKIFILIVRRFLAIFYPQAVFSKLSIITKVQSERFFTSSKVCIEEGYLEIINAGKKEKDNKLKSVEALKKLKKGQYVKIQNLTIKEGETAPPKRYNSGSMILAMENAGKLIEDEELREQIKGSGIGTSATRAEILKKLQKIGYIKLNKKTQILTPTQMGEMIYDVVNSSISSLLNPALTASWEKGLMMVANGEIMPDEYMEKLENYIRKNTQKVLKLSYYRNNSSTFSKMISSGKIESKPKINKALGSCIACEDGQILENRKAFYCSNWREGCKFTVWKDSLKMYGQQLTPEIIKELLEKGIIKDIDIVLPQTHEKCKASLEFREDKTGRLELKNVTRINKND